In Paenibacillus sp. BIC5C1, a genomic segment contains:
- the opp4B gene encoding oligopeptide ABC transporter permease, translating into MWKTIVRRIIIMIPQIFLLSLLVFLMAKAMPGDALTGLLDPSIDPKALDEQRERLGLNNPWYVQYWDWIKNAAQGDFGQSFRFKMPVSDLIGQRVANTFWLALATLVFTYLIAIPLGIISGRYNDTWSDRLITGYTYLGFAAPLFIFALVMLWIFGFHFGWFPTGGSVEPGLTPGTFSYITSKFYHLLLPSLSMALIATVSTVQYLRSEIIDIKHKEFVLTARAKGASESRIYNRHILRNSLLPIAAFFGYEITGLIGGTIFIESIFSYPGMGQLFLNSISLRDFSVVTALVLLYGIATILGSLLSDIILGIVDPRIRIK; encoded by the coding sequence ATGTGGAAAACGATAGTACGCAGAATTATCATTATGATCCCTCAGATCTTTTTGCTTAGCCTGTTGGTCTTTCTGATGGCCAAGGCGATGCCTGGGGATGCACTTACCGGATTACTCGATCCGAGTATTGATCCAAAAGCGCTGGATGAACAGCGGGAACGGCTGGGATTAAACAATCCATGGTATGTACAGTATTGGGATTGGATCAAAAATGCTGCACAAGGTGATTTCGGACAATCTTTCCGATTCAAAATGCCAGTGTCTGATCTGATTGGTCAACGTGTAGCCAATACGTTCTGGCTTGCACTGGCGACACTCGTGTTTACCTATCTGATTGCCATTCCACTTGGCATTATCAGTGGACGTTACAACGATACCTGGTCTGATCGGTTGATCACAGGTTACACCTACTTGGGCTTTGCAGCCCCGTTGTTTATCTTCGCACTGGTGATGTTATGGATTTTTGGATTCCATTTTGGTTGGTTCCCAACCGGGGGAAGTGTGGAACCTGGACTTACGCCAGGCACATTCAGCTATATTACAAGCAAATTCTATCATTTGTTATTACCATCACTATCCATGGCATTAATTGCAACGGTATCTACCGTCCAATACTTGCGTAGTGAAATTATCGATATCAAGCACAAGGAATTCGTTCTTACTGCGAGAGCCAAGGGTGCTTCGGAATCTCGAATCTACAACAGGCATATTTTAAGAAACTCGTTGTTGCCGATCGCCGCATTTTTCGGGTATGAGATTACGGGACTTATCGGAGGTACCATCTTCATTGAGAGTATATTCAGTTATCCAGGTATGGGACAGTTGTTCTTGAATTCCATTTCTCTTCGGGATTTCAGTGTAGTAACTGCACTCGTTCTGTTATATGGCATAGCTACAATCCTAGGATCGTTGCTGTCTGATATTATTCTGGGTATTGTTGATCCGCGTATCCGGATCAAGTAA
- a CDS encoding ABC transporter ATP-binding protein, protein MALLEVEGLKIHFPIRGGLIKREIGNIKAVDDVSFSIEQGQTYGLVGESGSGKTTTGRAVIGLNHVTAGKILFNGRDLATERRKDRQLQRDVQMIFQDPYSSLNPKKRVIDIIAEPLRNYERLTATEEKRQVRDLLEKVGLSPESIYKYPHEFSGGQRQRIGIARAIALKPKLIIADEPVSALDVSVQAQVLNFMQEIQKELNLTYLFISHDLGIIRHMCDQIGIMYKGRYVEQGTTDDIFENPQHIYTKRLIAAIPDMDPTKREEMVAFRQQVKSEYEHSYRNFFDEEGLAYSLQSISDTHRVALPQKG, encoded by the coding sequence ATGGCATTACTCGAAGTAGAAGGACTGAAAATTCACTTTCCGATTCGCGGAGGGTTGATCAAGCGTGAAATTGGTAACATCAAAGCCGTTGATGATGTGAGTTTCTCCATTGAACAAGGGCAAACGTACGGCCTTGTAGGTGAGTCAGGCTCAGGCAAAACGACTACGGGTAGAGCTGTTATTGGCTTAAACCATGTGACAGCCGGGAAAATTCTTTTCAACGGAAGAGATCTGGCTACAGAGAGGCGGAAAGATAGACAACTGCAGCGTGATGTGCAGATGATCTTTCAGGACCCGTACTCTTCGTTAAATCCCAAGAAACGTGTTATCGACATCATTGCTGAGCCACTCCGCAATTATGAACGACTGACGGCTACTGAAGAGAAACGTCAGGTCCGTGATCTTCTGGAGAAGGTCGGATTAAGTCCCGAATCGATCTATAAGTATCCTCATGAGTTTTCTGGAGGCCAGAGGCAACGGATTGGTATTGCGCGTGCGATTGCATTGAAGCCAAAGCTGATTATCGCAGATGAGCCAGTATCCGCGCTCGATGTATCTGTACAAGCACAGGTGCTTAACTTCATGCAGGAAATTCAAAAAGAGTTGAATCTGACCTACTTGTTCATCAGTCACGATCTCGGCATTATCCGCCATATGTGTGATCAGATCGGAATTATGTATAAAGGTCGGTATGTTGAGCAGGGCACAACGGATGATATTTTTGAGAATCCACAACATATCTATACCAAGCGTTTAATAGCAGCCATTCCGGATATGGACCCAACCAAACGTGAAGAAATGGTAGCCTTCCGTCAGCAGGTCAAATCCGAGTATGAACATTCATACCGAAACTTCTTTGATGAGGAAGGGCTGGCATACTCGCTCCAATCCATTTCCGATACTCACCGAGTAGCTCTACCTCAGAAAGGTTGA
- a CDS encoding ABC transporter ATP-binding protein, whose product MNTELLEVRNLTTSFRIEDDYYAAVDHVNLTVKKNEVLAIVGESGSGKSAFAFSIMGLHNKAKIDGEILYKGQNIAGISPNKLNKLRGKEMGMIFQDPLSALNPLMVIGEQIEEILTLHQPKLSSKEKKDKVIDLLNQVGIPRPEQLYKQYPHELSGGMRQRVVIAIAIANKPELLIADEPTTALDVTIQLQILELIRELKNEINAGIILITHDLGVVAEMADRVAVMYAGEIVEIADIYTLMTDAKHPYTRSLLNSIPTISEEKSKLHVIQGIVPSLKNLPRQGCRFKARIPWISDSAHEENPQMHEIAPGHFVRCTCYQHFHFPDQAEEE is encoded by the coding sequence TTGAATACAGAGCTATTGGAAGTCAGAAATCTAACTACATCATTCAGAATTGAAGATGACTATTATGCAGCAGTTGATCACGTTAACCTTACGGTTAAAAAGAATGAAGTATTGGCTATTGTAGGAGAATCAGGATCGGGCAAAAGTGCTTTTGCTTTTTCGATAATGGGTCTGCATAACAAAGCCAAAATTGATGGGGAGATTCTGTACAAAGGGCAGAATATTGCTGGTATATCTCCCAACAAATTAAACAAACTTCGCGGTAAAGAGATGGGAATGATCTTTCAGGACCCGCTTTCCGCATTAAATCCTCTGATGGTGATCGGTGAACAGATCGAAGAGATTCTGACACTGCATCAACCCAAGCTATCTTCGAAAGAAAAGAAAGACAAAGTCATTGATTTACTCAACCAAGTAGGGATTCCGCGTCCCGAACAATTATACAAGCAATATCCTCACGAACTATCGGGTGGTATGAGACAGAGAGTTGTTATCGCGATTGCGATTGCCAATAAACCTGAATTGCTGATTGCCGACGAACCAACGACAGCTCTTGACGTTACAATCCAACTACAAATTCTGGAGCTTATCCGCGAATTGAAGAACGAGATAAACGCAGGAATCATCCTGATCACGCATGATCTGGGAGTCGTTGCCGAGATGGCTGATCGCGTAGCAGTTATGTATGCAGGAGAAATTGTGGAGATTGCAGACATCTATACTCTTATGACGGATGCCAAGCATCCATATACACGTTCTCTACTAAACTCTATTCCAACTATCTCTGAAGAAAAATCGAAGCTTCATGTCATTCAAGGTATTGTTCCATCACTGAAAAATCTTCCTCGTCAAGGGTGCCGATTCAAGGCTCGAATTCCATGGATAAGTGATTCGGCTCATGAAGAAAACCCACAGATGCATGAAATTGCGCCAGGGCATTTTGTACGGTGTACCTGTTATCAGCACTTTCATTTCCCTGATCAAGCTGAGGAGGAATAA
- a CDS encoding M15 family metallopeptidase has protein sequence MNTSKRKVKQRRKSSLRFWLVATFLLSIIYVWLQQKGDTYDIWPRNNVQEALPITELHPVVAESEKLLVRKAARRGIEVVITHDFRSIDEQDALYNQGRSIAGNIVTNAKGGESYHNYGLAIDFALRTPEGDVVWDMERDDNGNGRADWLEVVDLAKELGFTWGGDWANFPDYPHLQMDFGLSINDLKRGKRPPDTQ, from the coding sequence ATGAATACATCCAAACGTAAAGTAAAACAGAGACGCAAGAGTAGTCTGCGATTTTGGCTCGTAGCTACATTTTTGCTTTCCATTATATATGTGTGGTTACAGCAAAAAGGAGATACCTATGACATATGGCCACGAAACAACGTGCAAGAAGCATTGCCGATCACAGAACTTCACCCGGTAGTTGCGGAAAGTGAGAAGTTGTTGGTTCGAAAGGCAGCTAGAAGAGGAATTGAAGTCGTGATTACACATGATTTTCGCAGCATTGATGAGCAAGATGCTCTCTACAATCAAGGACGCTCCATTGCCGGAAATATCGTTACCAACGCCAAAGGGGGAGAATCCTATCACAACTATGGTTTGGCCATTGATTTTGCCTTGCGGACTCCTGAAGGAGATGTAGTGTGGGATATGGAACGTGATGACAACGGCAATGGAAGGGCAGATTGGCTGGAAGTTGTGGACCTAGCCAAAGAACTAGGGTTTACGTGGGGAGGAGATTGGGCTAACTTTCCGGATTATCCTCACTTGCAGATGGACTTTGGATTAAGCATTAATGATTTGAAGCGTGGGAAAAGACCTCCAGACACACAGTAA
- the rpsR gene encoding 30S ribosomal protein S18, translating to MSFKQREGGDNDKRPARRGGRNKRRKVCFFTANKITHIDYKDTDLLRKFISERGKILPRRVTGTSAKYQRMLTIAIKRSRQIALLPYTTE from the coding sequence ATGAGCTTCAAGCAAAGAGAAGGCGGAGACAACGATAAAAGACCGGCTCGCCGTGGCGGCCGTAACAAACGTCGTAAAGTGTGCTTCTTCACAGCTAACAAAATTACTCACATCGATTATAAAGATACGGACTTGCTTCGTAAATTTATCAGCGAGCGCGGAAAAATTTTGCCACGCCGTGTAACAGGTACTAGCGCTAAATATCAACGCATGCTGACGATTGCCATCAAACGCTCCCGTCAAATCGCATTGCTGCCATACACAACTGAGTAG
- the ssb gene encoding single-stranded DNA-binding protein — protein MLNRVILIGRLTRDPELRYTPAGVAVTQFTLAVDRPFTSQGGEREADFIPVVTWRQLAETCANYLRKGRLAAVEGRIQVRNYENNEGKRVYVTEVIADNVRFLESANRDNNGGGGGQPMREEPSYGGGGRANNNNNSRSNNQDPFSDDGKPIDISDDDLPF, from the coding sequence TTGTTGAACCGTGTCATTCTGATCGGCCGGTTAACCCGGGATCCTGAGTTGCGTTATACTCCAGCTGGAGTAGCAGTTACGCAATTTACTTTGGCAGTGGACAGACCGTTTACAAGCCAAGGGGGAGAACGGGAAGCGGATTTCATTCCGGTCGTAACCTGGAGACAGCTTGCTGAGACTTGTGCAAACTATTTGCGCAAAGGACGCCTAGCTGCAGTCGAAGGACGCATTCAAGTACGGAATTACGAGAATAACGAAGGAAAACGTGTATACGTGACCGAAGTCATTGCCGATAACGTCCGTTTCTTGGAGTCAGCTAACCGTGATAATAACGGTGGCGGCGGTGGGCAACCAATGCGTGAAGAGCCTTCTTACGGAGGCGGCGGGCGCGCGAACAATAACAATAATTCGCGTAGCAACAATCAGGATCCTTTTTCCGATGACGGAAAACCGATTGATATATCGGATGATGATTTGCCATTTTAA
- the rpsF gene encoding 30S ribosomal protein S6 has protein sequence MRKYEVMYIIRPDVEQEVVQATVDKFQGIISNGGGEVTAHDVMGKRRLAYEIKKFRDGVYVLVHFTAEPAVVTELERLMKISDEVIRYLITNDVKSA, from the coding sequence ATGCGCAAATATGAAGTGATGTACATTATTCGTCCTGATGTTGAGCAAGAAGTTGTTCAAGCTACAGTCGATAAATTCCAAGGCATCATCTCCAACGGCGGTGGTGAAGTTACAGCTCACGACGTTATGGGTAAACGCCGTCTTGCGTATGAGATCAAGAAATTCCGTGATGGTGTTTATGTTTTGGTACACTTCACTGCTGAACCAGCAGTAGTTACTGAACTTGAGCGTCTCATGAAGATTTCTGACGAAGTAATTCGTTATCTCATTACAAACGACGTTAAGTCTGCTTAA
- a CDS encoding YjzC family protein, whose amino-acid sequence MGEKTEFEPGDKAPNDGEYTEVGEKSFHTEINNPKRVTLQKGEAFPETSNQNRKWKKLTKARVH is encoded by the coding sequence ATGGGCGAAAAAACCGAGTTTGAACCAGGAGACAAAGCTCCAAACGATGGCGAGTACACCGAGGTTGGTGAGAAGAGCTTTCATACGGAGATTAACAATCCGAAACGGGTAACCCTGCAAAAGGGTGAAGCTTTTCCTGAAACAAGCAATCAGAATCGCAAGTGGAAGAAGCTGACCAAAGCCCGCGTCCACTAA
- a CDS encoding DUF951 domain-containing protein, whose product MERKSFQLGDIVQMKKQHPCGSNEMEIIRMGMDIRIKCVGCKHSVLIPRAKFEKNMKKVLRSAEDSAES is encoded by the coding sequence GTGGAGCGTAAAAGTTTCCAGCTTGGGGACATTGTGCAGATGAAGAAGCAGCATCCATGTGGCAGCAATGAGATGGAGATTATCCGGATGGGCATGGATATTCGCATCAAATGTGTAGGATGTAAACACAGCGTATTAATACCCAGAGCGAAATTCGAGAAAAACATGAAAAAGGTGCTTCGTTCGGCAGAGGATTCGGCTGAATCCTAA
- a CDS encoding mechanosensitive ion channel family protein: MLPFKFASGDEGPAETAVKSAISWTDRLWNKIADADMWFNILFSSIRIVIIFIITRIVIKIVSRIIDRTMARKQEGKIRVNPRRFITVGELMKNATSITCNFIMILLLLSEINVKVGPLLASAGVLGLAIGFGAQGLVKDVITGFFIILEDQFAVGDVIQTGTYKGTVEVIGLRTTKLVSWQGEVHIIPNGTIASVTNYSMSNSLAVVDIPMKGEQTLDESVHLVKRALTGIEDRDLNIVKVPDVLGIQSMSTSEYVVRIVAECLPNSRASVERQIQSDVKKTLEYHEMSNQAALEQAAAQEKDEGDGIGGA; this comes from the coding sequence ATGTTGCCATTTAAGTTTGCTTCAGGGGATGAAGGGCCAGCGGAGACAGCCGTAAAAAGTGCGATAAGTTGGACAGACCGATTATGGAATAAAATCGCTGACGCAGATATGTGGTTTAACATTCTGTTCAGTTCGATTCGCATCGTTATTATTTTCATCATTACGCGTATTGTGATCAAGATTGTATCACGTATTATAGATCGCACGATGGCACGTAAGCAGGAGGGCAAGATTCGCGTCAACCCGCGGAGATTTATAACGGTGGGAGAATTGATGAAAAATGCGACCTCTATAACATGTAATTTCATTATGATTCTGTTACTGTTATCTGAGATCAACGTGAAAGTTGGACCATTGTTAGCTAGCGCGGGAGTACTTGGACTGGCTATCGGTTTTGGTGCCCAAGGATTGGTGAAGGATGTTATTACGGGTTTCTTCATTATATTAGAGGATCAATTCGCCGTAGGCGATGTTATTCAAACAGGTACCTATAAAGGAACGGTTGAGGTCATTGGCCTGAGAACAACCAAGCTGGTTAGCTGGCAAGGTGAGGTGCACATCATTCCAAATGGTACGATTGCAAGTGTAACTAATTACTCGATGTCGAACTCCCTTGCAGTTGTGGACATTCCGATGAAGGGTGAACAGACCCTGGACGAGTCAGTGCACCTGGTGAAACGAGCGTTGACTGGAATTGAGGATCGTGACCTGAACATCGTTAAAGTACCTGACGTACTTGGTATCCAGTCGATGTCTACCTCGGAATATGTGGTTCGCATTGTTGCTGAGTGTCTGCCGAACTCCAGAGCATCTGTAGAGCGCCAAATTCAGAGTGATGTGAAGAAAACACTGGAGTATCATGAGATGAGCAATCAAGCAGCATTAGAGCAAGCAGCAGCTCAGGAGAAGGATGAGGGGGATGGCATAGGTGGAGCGTAA
- a CDS encoding DUF3343 domain-containing protein → MDEWIDDWMLIAFDSTQQALRAEMLLEFAEIEIDLFPTPKEITAGCALCIQFPKEDLERVKHIIRNEFVEIRGLYFKTTDSYDNIPM, encoded by the coding sequence ATGGACGAGTGGATTGATGATTGGATGCTGATCGCTTTTGATTCCACCCAGCAGGCGCTGCGGGCAGAAATGCTGCTGGAGTTTGCCGAGATTGAGATTGACTTATTTCCTACCCCGAAAGAGATCACTGCGGGATGTGCTCTATGTATTCAGTTTCCAAAAGAAGATCTGGAGAGAGTGAAACATATCATTCGTAACGAATTTGTGGAGATCCGAGGCCTCTATTTCAAAACTACTGACAGCTATGATAACATACCCATGTAG
- the yyaC gene encoding spore protease YyaC has product MNPISHSFSSQDMASLKIPHTDPGIHSAIIHRLMFHLYKAHSLQNVVVVCIGTDRSTGDCLGPLVGSSLAKWDSPLFHLYGTLDEPVHAMNLQDTLHKIHNTHHNPYVIGIDACLGQSSSVGCIQVVNGPLKPGAGVNKELPPVGDIHLTGIVNVGGFMEYFVLQNTRLSLVMRMSEIISSSLYSAIREWHTRSTLLAVPE; this is encoded by the coding sequence ATGAATCCCATTTCGCATTCCTTCTCATCTCAAGACATGGCCAGCCTGAAAATCCCACATACAGATCCAGGCATTCACTCAGCCATCATTCATCGTTTAATGTTCCATCTCTATAAAGCCCATTCTTTGCAAAATGTAGTTGTCGTCTGTATCGGTACAGATCGCTCTACCGGGGACTGCCTCGGCCCACTCGTCGGCTCATCGCTTGCCAAGTGGGACAGCCCTCTATTCCATCTCTATGGCACATTGGATGAACCCGTACATGCAATGAACCTGCAGGACACCCTTCACAAAATACACAACACACATCACAACCCTTATGTGATCGGCATTGATGCCTGTCTGGGGCAGTCCTCGAGTGTTGGATGTATCCAGGTCGTGAATGGACCGCTCAAACCAGGAGCAGGTGTAAATAAAGAATTACCGCCGGTCGGCGATATCCATCTTACAGGTATCGTTAACGTCGGCGGCTTTATGGAATACTTTGTTTTACAGAACACACGTCTCAGTCTCGTTATGCGTATGTCTGAGATTATATCCAGCAGTCTCTACTCCGCCATTCGCGAATGGCATACCCGTTCTACTCTGCTTGCTGTGCCAGAGTAA
- a CDS encoding DUF4446 family protein, whose translation MAELNELILEQLIWIIGGMALLLVILLIISIAQGAKLRKFKRKYEAMMAGSGVEDLESLLINLKIQMDSIEDEHTLQTDQLQTVMQKLTRIQGKVGVKRYNAYGELGSDLSFSMAMINDSQDGMVLTGIYNRDGSYVYAKPLKGGESTYTLSPEEKEAITLAQQAE comes from the coding sequence ATGGCTGAATTAAATGAGCTGATTCTGGAACAGCTGATATGGATTATTGGCGGCATGGCATTACTTTTGGTGATTTTGCTTATCATAAGTATTGCTCAAGGCGCAAAGCTACGGAAGTTTAAACGGAAATATGAGGCCATGATGGCTGGCAGTGGAGTGGAAGATCTGGAGTCGCTGTTAATCAATCTGAAAATTCAGATGGACAGCATTGAGGATGAGCATACACTGCAAACGGATCAGTTACAGACTGTCATGCAGAAGTTGACTCGCATCCAGGGTAAAGTGGGCGTGAAACGGTATAACGCTTATGGGGAGCTTGGCAGTGATCTGAGTTTCTCCATGGCAATGATTAACGATAGCCAGGACGGTATGGTACTCACTGGTATCTATAATCGAGACGGTTCCTATGTATATGCTAAACCTCTTAAAGGGGGAGAGTCCACGTATACTCTTTCCCCTGAGGAGAAGGAAGCCATTACTCTGGCACAGCAAGCAGAGTAG
- a CDS encoding aminotransferase class V-fold PLP-dependent enzyme, producing MERVIYLDHAATSWPKPPAVGEAMMQALDVAGANPGRGGHRMAVQASRVLFGARKAISTLLGVRNANDIALGSNTTEALNLAIQGWLREGDHVIATMAEHNSVRRPLEYMRKSRNVEVDYVPVNAAGEIDLVQFARLFRSNTRLVVCTHSSNLLGSILPIGEIALMCQKHQVTFLVDAAQSAGIIPVDVKQLGIDMLAFPGHKGLLGPQGTGGLYIAPELDVLPLLHGGTGSQSEAIEQPLVRPDRYEAGTPNTVGIAGLAAGVQHVLELTPEFIYKHEWDLTQHMMDGLSSIQGIRMLGPEIGQPRTGLLSFTVEGYDSAQLAFQLDRSYGIAVRSGFHCTPLAHESAGTTASGAVRASVGYSTSREDVDALIEAVIELTASKSV from the coding sequence GTGGAGAGAGTTATTTATCTGGATCATGCAGCAACATCTTGGCCTAAACCACCTGCTGTCGGGGAAGCCATGATGCAGGCTCTGGATGTCGCAGGGGCGAACCCAGGCAGAGGCGGTCATCGGATGGCTGTACAGGCGAGCCGAGTTTTATTTGGTGCCAGAAAAGCGATATCCACTCTTTTGGGTGTTCGTAATGCCAATGATATTGCTCTGGGTTCTAATACCACAGAAGCTTTGAATCTAGCTATTCAAGGGTGGTTAAGAGAAGGCGATCATGTCATTGCTACGATGGCTGAACATAATTCAGTCAGACGGCCACTGGAGTACATGCGCAAATCTCGTAATGTAGAGGTTGATTATGTGCCTGTTAATGCAGCCGGGGAGATCGATCTGGTCCAATTCGCACGCTTGTTTCGTTCCAATACAAGATTGGTTGTCTGTACGCATAGTTCGAACCTGCTGGGGAGTATTCTGCCCATTGGTGAAATTGCACTGATGTGTCAAAAACACCAGGTGACTTTCCTTGTTGATGCTGCTCAAAGTGCAGGGATTATCCCTGTGGATGTGAAGCAGCTTGGCATTGATATGCTTGCCTTTCCAGGGCATAAAGGACTGTTGGGACCGCAGGGAACGGGTGGACTGTACATCGCTCCTGAACTGGATGTGCTACCATTGCTTCACGGAGGGACAGGAAGCCAATCCGAGGCAATTGAGCAGCCACTTGTTCGTCCTGATCGCTATGAGGCGGGTACGCCAAATACCGTGGGTATAGCAGGTCTGGCAGCAGGAGTGCAGCATGTGCTTGAACTAACACCTGAATTCATATATAAACACGAGTGGGATTTGACTCAGCATATGATGGATGGGTTATCATCAATACAGGGAATTCGAATGCTTGGTCCTGAAATTGGACAGCCGCGTACCGGATTGTTATCCTTTACTGTTGAAGGATATGATTCGGCTCAACTCGCTTTTCAATTAGACCGAAGTTATGGCATCGCTGTGCGTTCAGGTTTTCATTGCACACCTCTTGCCCATGAGTCGGCTGGTACAACGGCAAGTGGGGCTGTCAGAGCGAGCGTGGGGTATAGTACATCAAGAGAAGATGTAGATGCGTTAATCGAAGCAGTTATCGAATTAACAGCATCAAAATCGGTATGA
- a CDS encoding ParB/RepB/Spo0J family partition protein yields the protein MSKRLGKGLDALIPSLSINDDDKVVEIPISQLRANPYQPRKVFDEDAIHELAESIRQHGVIQPIIVRPVLRGYEIIAGERRFRASQYCGNATVPAVVRNFSDQQVMEIALIENLQRENLNAMEVAVAYQGLMDQFGLTQEELSVKVGKSRSHIANFLRLLSLPEEVKDHVSRGTLSMGHARAIVGVKDESLVKQLAKQTIDQQWSVRELEEAVQQLDRSKMGEAKAKSKLKKKDPFIDTLEESLRERFKTTVKIKHNKDKGKIELNYYSKQDLERLLELLQ from the coding sequence ATGAGTAAGCGGCTTGGAAAAGGTCTTGATGCCCTCATTCCTTCGCTTTCAATTAATGACGATGATAAAGTCGTAGAAATCCCGATTAGTCAACTGCGGGCAAACCCTTACCAACCTCGTAAAGTATTTGATGAGGATGCGATACATGAACTTGCTGAATCGATCCGTCAACATGGCGTTATACAACCTATTATTGTACGACCGGTTTTGAGAGGTTATGAGATCATTGCTGGTGAACGTCGGTTCAGAGCTTCCCAATATTGCGGTAATGCCACTGTGCCTGCCGTAGTTCGTAATTTCAGTGATCAGCAGGTTATGGAGATTGCTTTAATCGAGAACCTGCAGCGGGAGAATCTGAATGCGATGGAAGTCGCAGTTGCTTATCAGGGGTTGATGGATCAGTTTGGATTAACCCAGGAAGAACTCTCCGTAAAAGTGGGCAAATCACGTTCTCACATCGCTAACTTCCTACGTTTGTTATCATTACCGGAAGAAGTGAAGGATCATGTTTCACGTGGAACATTGTCAATGGGTCATGCACGTGCTATCGTCGGTGTTAAAGATGAGAGCCTTGTGAAGCAACTGGCAAAACAAACCATTGATCAACAATGGAGTGTACGTGAACTGGAAGAGGCTGTTCAACAATTGGATCGTTCCAAAATGGGTGAAGCGAAAGCCAAATCCAAGTTGAAGAAAAAAGATCCATTTATTGATACATTAGAAGAATCTTTACGTGAACGATTTAAAACAACGGTGAAAATTAAGCATAACAAAGATAAAGGTAAAATTGAGCTCAACTACTACAGCAAACAAGATCTGGAGCGACTGTTGGAACTATTGCAATAA
- a CDS encoding ParA family protein, with protein MSKIMAVANQKGGVGKTTTSVNLGAGLASLGKRVLLVDIDPQGNTTSGVGINKADVANCIYDVIINEVPPQEAIVETQIEGLHIIPATIQLAGAEIELVSTISREVRLKKSLAMVKKNYDYILIDCPPSLGMLTINSLTASDSVIIPIQCEYYALEGLSQLLNTVRLVQKHLNTSLQIEGVLLTMFDARTNLGIQVIEEVKKYFQQKVYQTIIPRNVRLSEAPSHGQSIITYDPRSRGAEVYLELAKEVISYE; from the coding sequence TTGTCTAAGATTATGGCCGTAGCAAATCAAAAGGGCGGTGTGGGGAAAACGACGACATCTGTTAACTTGGGTGCAGGACTGGCTTCGCTCGGGAAAAGGGTGCTGCTTGTCGATATTGACCCCCAGGGGAATACAACCAGCGGAGTCGGAATCAACAAAGCAGATGTGGCCAATTGTATATATGATGTCATCATTAATGAAGTTCCTCCTCAAGAAGCGATTGTGGAAACTCAGATTGAAGGCCTTCATATCATACCTGCAACGATTCAGCTTGCCGGAGCCGAGATTGAACTGGTATCAACGATATCACGGGAAGTCCGCCTGAAAAAATCACTCGCCATGGTGAAAAAAAACTATGATTACATACTGATCGATTGTCCACCCTCCCTCGGCATGTTAACGATCAACTCGTTGACAGCTTCCGATTCGGTGATCATTCCGATTCAGTGTGAGTATTATGCGCTCGAAGGGTTGAGCCAGTTGCTCAACACGGTTCGTTTGGTGCAGAAACATCTGAATACATCCCTGCAGATTGAAGGAGTATTGCTGACGATGTTTGATGCTCGTACGAATCTGGGTATTCAAGTGATTGAAGAAGTGAAGAAGTATTTCCAACAAAAGGTGTATCAGACCATTATTCCGCGCAATGTGCGGCTTAGTGAGGCACCTTCTCATGGTCAGTCTATCATTACGTATGATCCTCGATCCCGAGGGGCTGAAGTTTATTTAGAGCTCGCAAAGGAAGTGATTTCTTATGAGTAA